The proteins below are encoded in one region of Paralysiella testudinis:
- a CDS encoding pyrimidine 5'-nucleotidase produces MIPLTAAQQKHCPPPHHATVWLFDLDNTLHHADAGIFYIINRAMTAYLASALQLSVQAASDLRQDYWHRYGATLAGLQQHHPHIDIGDFLQASHPLAEILPALKPMAHLQPVLASLPGRKAVFSNGPSFYVQALITQLGIGSHFEALFGTDDFGLYYKPATAAYLKVCARLHTHPAHCIMVDDSAENLRTAKALGMRTVWFGAQAHPLPFVDVAVADLPALQRQAAVLAPD; encoded by the coding sequence ATGATACCGTTAACTGCCGCACAGCAAAAGCACTGCCCGCCACCGCACCACGCCACCGTATGGTTGTTTGACCTCGACAACACCCTGCACCATGCCGATGCGGGCATTTTTTACATCATCAACCGCGCCATGACCGCCTATCTGGCCAGCGCACTGCAACTGAGCGTTCAGGCAGCCTCCGACTTACGCCAAGATTATTGGCACCGCTACGGCGCCACCTTGGCCGGTTTGCAGCAGCACCACCCGCACATCGACATTGGCGATTTTTTGCAAGCCAGCCATCCCTTGGCCGAAATCCTGCCTGCGCTCAAGCCAATGGCGCATTTGCAGCCGGTATTGGCCAGCCTGCCCGGACGCAAAGCCGTGTTTTCCAACGGGCCGTCGTTTTATGTGCAAGCCCTCATTACACAACTGGGCATCGGCAGCCATTTCGAAGCCCTATTCGGCACCGACGACTTCGGCCTCTATTACAAACCGGCCACAGCCGCTTATTTAAAGGTGTGCGCCCGGCTGCACACCCATCCCGCGCACTGCATTATGGTGGACGACAGCGCTGAAAATCTGCGCACAGCCAAAGCCTTGGGCATGCGCACAGTGTGGTTTGGCGCACAGGCGCACCCACTGCCGTTTGTGGACGTGGCCGTTGCCGACCTGCCCGCGCTGCAGCGGCAAGCTGCTGTACTGGCGCCGGATTAA
- a CDS encoding thiamine ABC transporter substrate-binding protein, producing MKSLLSIALLLGSAWAQAQTEVRLAVHKSFALPAEVLAKFEQDNKAKVSVIKVGSGNEMLNKLILSRAAPIADAVYGLDNSNIAKARQAGILAAKQPASRAVAADLPHALAVDYGYVVLNYDKAWFQKNNKPLPKTLADLATPAYKDLLVMPNPGTSSPGLAFLMANIADMGETRAFQWWAQMRQNGVKVSKSWSDAYYTDFSQNGGSRPLVVSYATSPAAEVHFSKGKYTTPPTGNLFLKGGVFRQVEGAAVLNKAKQPQLAAKLVQYLQSDAVQKAVPEQMWVYPAVSGTPLPKVFEFAQVPGQYAQPSAADMADKQRQWVSRWIRTVLR from the coding sequence ATGAAATCCCTGTTATCAATTGCCTTGTTGCTGGGCAGTGCTTGGGCGCAAGCGCAAACCGAAGTGCGGCTGGCGGTGCACAAATCATTTGCCTTGCCCGCAGAAGTGCTGGCCAAATTTGAGCAAGACAATAAAGCCAAGGTGTCGGTGATTAAAGTGGGCAGCGGCAATGAAATGCTCAATAAGCTGATTTTAAGCCGCGCCGCACCGATTGCCGATGCGGTATACGGCTTAGACAACAGCAATATCGCCAAGGCGCGCCAAGCGGGTATTTTGGCGGCCAAACAGCCCGCCAGCCGTGCCGTGGCCGCCGATTTGCCCCATGCGCTGGCGGTGGATTACGGCTATGTGGTGCTCAATTATGATAAGGCGTGGTTCCAGAAAAACAACAAGCCACTGCCCAAAACCTTGGCCGATTTGGCCACGCCGGCCTATAAGGATTTGCTGGTGATGCCCAATCCCGGCACCTCCAGCCCCGGCTTGGCGTTTTTGATGGCCAATATTGCCGACATGGGCGAAACACGTGCGTTTCAATGGTGGGCACAAATGCGCCAAAACGGGGTAAAGGTGAGCAAAAGCTGGAGCGATGCTTATTACACCGACTTCAGCCAAAACGGCGGTAGCCGCCCGCTGGTGGTGAGCTATGCCACCAGCCCCGCTGCCGAAGTGCATTTCAGCAAAGGCAAATACACCACCCCGCCCACCGGCAATTTGTTTTTAAAAGGCGGGGTGTTCCGCCAGGTTGAAGGTGCGGCGGTGCTGAACAAAGCCAAACAGCCGCAGCTGGCGGCCAAGCTGGTGCAGTATTTACAGTCTGACGCGGTGCAAAAAGCCGTGCCGGAGCAAATGTGGGTGTATCCGGCGGTAAGCGGTACACCGCTGCCTAAGGTGTTTGAGTTTGCCCAAGTGCCCGGCCAATATGCCCAGCCGTCTGCCGCCGATATGGCCGACAAACAACGGCAATGGGTGAGCCGTTGGATTCGCACGGTATTACGTTAA
- a CDS encoding ABC transporter permease, translating into MIVAPLLAIGRYGDGAWAWALLDDDYMRWRIAWTVLQALITCILVLLIGTPLAWVLARFDFAGRALVLRLLMLPFVMPTLVAGMGVLALFGTHGLLWPGWQDTPYLLLYGNVFFNLPVLVRAAYQGFLQVPASRLWAAQTLGAGAWTRFWQVQWPVLLPWLAGGVCLVFLYCFSGFGLALLLGGSDYATIEVEIYQLIAYELAMDEASVLVWLVLAITLLAALAYAWLSRRAAGANPVQPPLPEPVRGWRQYALLAAALVLLALCCVLPLAAIAWRAAQAGASWQVLLDAATLQAAFNTLRFTGLAMLLALLLGVSHAALARRHAWMRSITFLPFMVSPVCVAFGVLLLYPQWTASLSLLVATYALLAYPFITKDLLAAWDALPPGYAAAARTLGASPFQVATRVTAPLLLPSLRRGLTLAAATCVGEFAATLFLSRPEWQTLTTLIYQHLSTAGQDNYDRAMVLTAVLMLLAIAVFALLDANSHTDKGTQRARMG; encoded by the coding sequence ATGATTGTGGCGCCGCTGCTGGCCATCGGCCGCTATGGCGACGGTGCTTGGGCATGGGCGCTGTTGGACGACGACTATATGCGTTGGCGCATTGCGTGGACGGTGTTGCAGGCGCTGATTACGTGCATATTGGTGTTGCTGATTGGCACGCCTTTGGCATGGGTGTTGGCGCGGTTTGATTTTGCCGGGCGCGCGCTGGTGTTGCGCTTGCTAATGCTGCCATTTGTGATGCCCACGCTGGTGGCCGGTATGGGCGTGTTGGCTTTGTTTGGTACGCACGGCTTGCTGTGGCCGGGTTGGCAAGACACGCCGTATTTGCTGCTGTACGGCAATGTGTTTTTTAACCTGCCGGTGCTGGTGCGGGCGGCGTATCAAGGCTTTTTGCAGGTACCCGCTTCGCGGCTATGGGCGGCGCAAACTTTGGGTGCGGGCGCGTGGACGCGCTTTTGGCAGGTGCAGTGGCCGGTGTTGCTGCCGTGGCTGGCGGGCGGCGTGTGTTTGGTGTTTCTGTATTGCTTTTCCGGCTTTGGGCTGGCCTTGCTGCTGGGCGGCAGCGATTACGCCACCATCGAAGTGGAAATTTATCAGTTGATTGCCTATGAGCTGGCGATGGACGAAGCCAGTGTGTTGGTGTGGCTGGTGTTGGCCATCACCTTGCTGGCGGCGCTGGCCTATGCTTGGCTCAGCCGCCGTGCTGCCGGCGCCAATCCGGTGCAGCCGCCATTGCCTGAGCCGGTGCGCGGTTGGCGTCAATACGCGTTGTTGGCGGCGGCCTTGGTGCTGTTGGCATTGTGTTGCGTGTTGCCGCTGGCGGCGATTGCGTGGCGTGCGGCGCAAGCAGGGGCGTCGTGGCAGGTTTTGCTGGATGCGGCCACGCTTCAGGCAGCCTTCAATACCCTACGCTTCACTGGGTTGGCGATGCTGCTGGCCTTGTTGCTGGGCGTGAGCCACGCCGCCTTGGCGCGCCGCCATGCATGGATGCGCAGCATCACTTTTTTGCCGTTTATGGTGTCGCCGGTGTGCGTGGCGTTTGGCGTGTTGCTGCTGTATCCGCAGTGGACGGCATCGCTGAGCTTGCTGGTGGCCACTTATGCCTTGCTGGCCTATCCGTTTATCACCAAAGACTTGCTCGCCGCTTGGGATGCGCTGCCGCCCGGCTACGCCGCGGCGGCGCGTACCTTGGGCGCTTCACCGTTTCAGGTAGCCACCAGGGTAACCGCACCCTTGCTGCTGCCTTCGCTGCGGCGCGGGCTTACCTTGGCTGCGGCCACTTGTGTGGGCGAATTTGCCGCCACCTTGTTTTTGTCGCGCCCCGAATGGCAAACGCTCACTACTTTGATTTATCAGCACCTGAGCACCGCCGGGCAAGACAATTACGACCGCGCCATGGTGCTCACTGCCGTATTGATGCTGCTGGCCATCGCGGTGTTTGCCTTGCTGGATGCGAATAGCCACACCGATAAAGGAACGCAACGTGCTCGAATGGGTTGA
- a CDS encoding ABC transporter ATP-binding protein, giving the protein MLEWVDIHHRYGNKTVAHGINLAVGASELVAILGPSGSGKSTLLKMAAGLVAPQHGQIRFNGADYTFRQPEQRRFALMFQDYALLPHLNVWQNVAFGLRMQGQGKAAARAAAINILAQVGLAAEAERRTGALSGGEQQRVALARALVTRPQALLLDEPFSALDSHLRSQLQQLTLALLQQQPCPTVMVTHSPTEALQLATRVCLLDHGRWLQQGSPADLLAKPASAAAARLLGCDNVTEQHHIPQAALHLHHPQGTPSTLLAAAPQAGLWRLQWQHPQYGTLQQWLPATTTPPAVGDSVKLWVDEAAVVVFEAA; this is encoded by the coding sequence GTGCTCGAATGGGTTGACATCCACCACCGCTACGGCAACAAAACCGTGGCCCACGGCATCAATTTGGCCGTGGGCGCAAGCGAGCTGGTGGCCATCTTGGGGCCGTCTGGCAGCGGCAAATCCACTTTGCTGAAAATGGCCGCCGGATTGGTGGCACCGCAGCACGGCCAAATCCGCTTTAACGGTGCCGACTACACCTTCAGGCAGCCTGAACAACGCCGCTTTGCGCTGATGTTTCAAGACTACGCGCTGCTGCCACACCTGAATGTGTGGCAAAACGTGGCTTTCGGCCTGCGTATGCAAGGGCAGGGCAAGGCCGCCGCCCGTGCTGCTGCCATCAACATCTTGGCGCAAGTGGGGCTGGCCGCCGAAGCCGAACGCCGCACCGGCGCCTTGTCCGGCGGCGAGCAACAGCGCGTGGCCTTGGCGCGGGCGCTGGTTACCCGGCCGCAAGCCCTGTTGCTAGACGAGCCGTTTTCCGCGCTCGACAGCCATTTGCGCAGCCAATTGCAACAGCTCACCTTGGCCTTGCTGCAACAACAGCCTTGCCCCACCGTGATGGTAACCCACAGCCCCACCGAAGCCTTGCAACTGGCCACTCGCGTGTGTCTGCTCGACCATGGCCGCTGGCTGCAACAAGGCAGCCCCGCCGATTTGTTGGCCAAACCCGCCAGCGCCGCCGCCGCCCGCTTGCTGGGCTGCGACAATGTAACCGAGCAACACCATATCCCCCAAGCCGCGCTGCACCTGCACCATCCGCAAGGCACCCCCAGCACCCTGCTGGCCGCTGCCCCGCAAGCCGGTTTGTGGCGGCTGCAATGGCAGCACCCGCAATACGGCACCCTGCAACAATGGCTGCCCGCCACCACCACCCCGCCCGCCGTGGGCGATAGCGTTAAATTATGGGTGGATGAGGCTGCGGTGGTGGTGTTTGAGGCTGCCTGA
- a CDS encoding AI-2E family transporter: MNEANPLRQHRLHPLQTLVLSLLLVVLLGFLLKIGQNFLLPIIAAVISMYVLITLSDWLGRLPLLGRTPEWLRRLLVLAGFVGVVAGLTSIVITTGEKMVATAPGYQANLEHMLTSTTGFFGISHDPDWQSIRAATIGRINMQSLFGSVLGSVGAMAGMVVLVVVYALFLTSERGRFAAKLAMALPDDSAEQTKRMVADINRRIGDYLAVKTGINIILALISLLILWLCGVDYALFWAVVIGLLNYIPYVGSMLAVLFPVLLTLAQFGSVQTTLLVAGLLTAAQMFVGNVLEPNMIGKQVNLSPFVVLVSLSLWSSLWGVAGAILAIPLTSMLVIVLAAFPATRPLAIMLVEDASAYAQLPK, translated from the coding sequence ATGAACGAAGCAAACCCACTCCGCCAACACCGCCTGCACCCGTTGCAAACGCTGGTGCTGTCTTTATTATTGGTGGTGTTGCTGGGTTTTTTGCTTAAGATCGGTCAGAATTTTTTGCTGCCGATTATTGCGGCGGTGATTTCCATGTATGTGTTGATTACCCTGTCCGACTGGTTGGGGCGGCTGCCTTTGCTGGGGCGCACGCCGGAATGGTTGCGCCGCTTGCTGGTGCTGGCCGGATTTGTGGGTGTGGTGGCGGGGCTCACCAGTATTGTGATTACTACCGGCGAGAAAATGGTGGCCACGGCGCCGGGCTATCAAGCCAATTTGGAACACATGCTCACCTCAACCACCGGCTTTTTCGGCATCAGCCATGACCCGGATTGGCAGAGCATTCGCGCCGCCACCATTGGCCGCATCAATATGCAGTCGTTATTTGGCTCTGTGCTCGGATCCGTGGGGGCGATGGCGGGGATGGTGGTGTTGGTGGTGGTGTATGCGCTGTTTCTCACCAGCGAGCGCGGCCGTTTTGCCGCCAAGCTGGCCATGGCCTTGCCCGACGACAGTGCCGAGCAAACCAAACGCATGGTGGCCGACATCAACCGGCGCATTGGTGACTACTTGGCAGTGAAAACCGGCATCAACATTATTTTGGCGCTGATTTCGCTGCTGATTTTGTGGCTGTGCGGCGTGGATTATGCGCTGTTTTGGGCGGTGGTGATTGGCCTGCTCAACTATATCCCGTATGTTGGCTCCATGCTGGCGGTGCTGTTTCCCGTATTGCTCACCTTGGCGCAATTCGGCTCGGTGCAAACCACGCTGCTGGTGGCCGGCTTGCTTACCGCAGCGCAAATGTTTGTGGGCAATGTGCTGGAGCCGAACATGATTGGCAAACAGGTGAATTTGTCGCCGTTTGTGGTGCTGGTGTCGTTGTCGTTGTGGTCGTCGCTGTGGGGCGTTGCCGGTGCCATTTTGGCGATTCCCCTCACTTCCATGCTGGTGATTGTGCTGGCGGCATTTCCGGCCACGCGGCCGTTGGCAATTATGCTGGTGGAAGACGCCAGTGCTTATGCGCAGTTGCCCAAGTAA
- the fba gene encoding class II fructose-bisphosphate aldolase (catalyzes the reversible aldol condensation of dihydroxyacetonephosphate and glyceraldehyde 3-phosphate in the Calvin cycle, glycolysis, and/or gluconeogenesis) yields the protein MALVSLRQLLDHAAEHQYGLPAFNVNNLEQMRAIMEAASEVDAPVIVQASAGARKYAGAPFLRHLILAAIEEFPHIPVVMHQDHGTSPAICQRAIQLGFSSVMMDGSLKSDGKTPADYAYNVDVTRTVVQFAHACGVSVEGEIGVLGNLETGMAGEEDGVGAEGVLDHSQLLTGVDEAVQFVKDTGVDALAIAIGTSHGAYKFSRKPDGDVLRIDRIKEIHQHLPNTHLVMHGSSSVPQEWLAIINEYGGNIGETYGVPVEEIVEGIKHGVRKVNIDTDLRLASTGAIRRFLAQHPAEFDPRKYLAASVKAMKDVCIDRYTAFGCAGQAAKIKPIPLEKMADKYAAGELVQIVK from the coding sequence ATGGCTCTTGTGTCTTTACGCCAGCTGCTGGACCACGCCGCCGAGCACCAATACGGCTTGCCCGCGTTTAATGTCAACAACCTCGAACAAATGCGCGCCATTATGGAAGCGGCCAGCGAAGTAGACGCGCCGGTAATCGTGCAAGCCAGCGCCGGTGCGCGCAAATATGCCGGGGCGCCGTTTTTGCGCCACCTGATTTTGGCCGCCATCGAAGAATTTCCGCATATTCCGGTGGTGATGCACCAAGATCACGGCACAAGCCCGGCCATATGCCAGCGCGCCATCCAATTGGGTTTTTCTTCGGTGATGATGGACGGCTCGCTCAAAAGCGACGGCAAAACCCCGGCCGATTATGCCTACAATGTGGATGTAACTCGCACCGTAGTGCAATTTGCCCATGCTTGCGGCGTGTCGGTGGAAGGCGAAATCGGCGTATTGGGCAATTTGGAAACCGGCATGGCCGGTGAAGAAGACGGCGTGGGTGCCGAAGGTGTGCTCGACCACAGCCAATTGCTCACCGGCGTAGACGAAGCCGTGCAGTTTGTGAAAGACACCGGCGTAGACGCGCTGGCCATTGCCATCGGCACCAGCCACGGCGCCTACAAATTCTCACGCAAGCCCGATGGCGACGTGCTGCGCATCGACCGCATTAAAGAAATCCACCAGCACCTGCCCAACACCCACTTGGTGATGCACGGCTCCAGCTCCGTGCCGCAAGAATGGCTGGCCATCATCAACGAATACGGCGGCAACATCGGCGAAACCTACGGCGTGCCGGTGGAAGAAATTGTGGAAGGCATTAAGCACGGCGTGCGCAAAGTCAACATCGACACCGACTTGCGCTTGGCCAGCACCGGCGCCATCCGCCGCTTTTTGGCGCAACACCCGGCCGAATTCGATCCGCGCAAATACCTGGCCGCCAGCGTAAAAGCCATGAAAGACGTGTGTATCGATCGCTACACTGCGTTTGGCTGCGCCGGCCAAGCCGCCAAAATCAAACCCATCCCGCTGGAAAAAATGGCCGACAAATACGCCGCCGGCGAGCTGGTGCAAATCGTTAAATAA
- a CDS encoding NADP(H)-dependent aldo-keto reductase encodes MEQRVLGNTGIAVSKICLGSMTWGEQNSEAEAHQQLDYALAHGVNFIDTAEMYPVPPNAQTYATTERYIGSWLKARGKRDDVVLASKIAGPTGNNNLDSYIRGGNNFSRAQIFAACEASLQRLNTDYLDLYQLHWPERQANFFGRLGVHRLPESETFTPFAEVLGALGELVQQGKVRAVGLSNETPWGLMQYLNLHSQNPALPRVASVQNPYNLLNRSYEVGLAEMSLREQVGLLAYSPLAFGMLSGKYRSKPWPQNARLTLFNRFTRYTKPQAFVAVERYAAIAEAAGISLATLALAFVSQQRFVASNIIGATNRTQLAENIASAQITLNEDTLAAIDAVHADISNPCP; translated from the coding sequence ATGGAGCAAAGAGTCTTAGGCAATACCGGCATCGCCGTTAGCAAAATCTGCTTGGGCAGCATGACCTGGGGCGAGCAAAACAGCGAAGCCGAAGCCCATCAGCAACTGGATTACGCCCTCGCGCACGGCGTGAATTTTATCGACACCGCCGAAATGTATCCGGTGCCGCCCAATGCCCAAACCTACGCCACCACCGAGCGCTATATCGGCAGCTGGCTCAAAGCACGCGGCAAGCGCGATGATGTGGTACTGGCCAGCAAAATCGCCGGCCCCACCGGCAACAATAATCTAGACAGCTACATCCGTGGCGGCAATAACTTTAGCCGCGCCCAGATTTTTGCCGCCTGCGAAGCCAGCTTGCAGCGCCTCAATACCGATTATCTAGACTTATACCAACTGCACTGGCCGGAGCGCCAAGCCAACTTTTTTGGCCGCTTGGGTGTGCACAGGCTGCCTGAAAGCGAAACCTTCACCCCGTTTGCCGAAGTATTGGGCGCATTGGGTGAGTTGGTGCAGCAAGGCAAAGTCCGTGCGGTAGGCCTGTCCAACGAAACCCCGTGGGGACTAATGCAATACCTTAATCTACACAGCCAAAACCCAGCCTTGCCGCGTGTGGCCAGCGTGCAAAATCCGTATAACCTGCTCAACCGCAGCTACGAAGTGGGCTTGGCGGAAATGTCCTTGCGCGAACAAGTTGGCCTTTTGGCCTACTCGCCGCTGGCTTTCGGCATGCTCAGCGGCAAATACCGCAGTAAGCCCTGGCCGCAAAATGCCCGTCTCACTTTATTTAACCGCTTTACCCGCTACACCAAACCGCAAGCCTTCGTCGCCGTAGAGCGCTATGCCGCCATTGCCGAAGCCGCCGGCATTTCACTGGCCACCTTGGCGCTGGCTTTTGTAAGCCAACAAAGGTTTGTGGCCAGCAATATCATCGGCGCCACCAACCGCACCCAATTGGCCGAAAACATCGCCAGCGCCCAAATCACACTAAACGAAGACACCTTGGCCGCCATCGATGCCGTCCATGCCGACATCAGCAACCCGTGCCCTTAA
- a CDS encoding porin — MKKTLIALTLATLPVAAMAEVVLYGQIKAGYEASSSKVASGDRSPYTNGIADFGSRIGFKGSEDLGNGLKAIWQVESKTSIAGTDSGWSSRDSFIGLEGGFGKVRAGHLSNQMNSNMDTPDAWEYSNEALGLAKYTRTSQRYAGVRYDSPDFAGFNFNVLFSPRDNNAAEEGGVRAGATHAKYGFGLNYENSGFFAKYGFDFLKNSAGYNLDGQVHRLEGGYDANNLFVALGYQNAKNTSTYASTAVSNYVALHNADPANANDQIKYSAKDAINFRGQEVALTAGYHFGNVFPKISYAHGWNVKTTDGEKISVGNTKYDQIVLGADYDFSKRTTAMVSAGWLSEGLGEGNGKAKTTALGVGMKHKF; from the coding sequence ATGAAAAAAACCCTGATTGCTCTGACTTTGGCTACTCTGCCTGTTGCCGCTATGGCTGAAGTTGTTTTGTACGGCCAAATCAAAGCCGGTTACGAAGCTTCTTCTTCAAAGGTTGCTAGTGGTGATCGTTCACCTTATACCAACGGCATTGCTGATTTTGGTTCACGCATCGGCTTCAAAGGCTCTGAAGACTTGGGCAATGGCTTGAAAGCCATTTGGCAAGTAGAATCCAAAACTTCAATTGCCGGTACTGATTCTGGCTGGTCTAGCCGTGACTCTTTCATTGGTTTGGAAGGTGGCTTCGGTAAGGTTCGTGCTGGTCATTTGAGCAACCAAATGAATTCAAACATGGATACTCCGGATGCATGGGAATACTCTAACGAAGCTTTGGGCTTGGCTAAATACACCCGTACCAGTCAGCGTTACGCTGGTGTTCGTTATGACTCTCCTGATTTTGCTGGTTTTAACTTTAACGTATTATTCTCTCCGCGCGATAACAATGCCGCGGAAGAGGGTGGGGTGCGTGCTGGTGCTACTCATGCTAAATATGGTTTCGGTTTGAACTATGAAAACTCTGGTTTCTTTGCTAAATACGGCTTTGACTTCTTGAAAAACAGCGCTGGTTATAATCTTGATGGCCAAGTACACCGTTTAGAGGGTGGCTATGATGCGAATAACCTGTTTGTTGCGTTGGGTTATCAAAATGCTAAAAATACCAGTACTTATGCTAGTACAGCAGTAAGTAATTATGTTGCTTTGCATAATGCAGATCCTGCTAATGCTAATGATCAAATTAAATATTCAGCAAAAGATGCGATTAATTTTCGTGGTCAAGAAGTTGCTTTGACAGCTGGTTATCATTTCGGTAATGTATTTCCAAAAATTTCCTATGCTCATGGCTGGAATGTAAAAACTACTGATGGCGAAAAGATTAGTGTTGGTAATACTAAATACGACCAAATCGTGTTAGGTGCTGACTACGACTTCTCTAAACGTACCACTGCCATGGTTTCTGCTGGCTGGTTGAGCGAAGGTTTGGGCGAAGGCAATGGCAAAGCCAAGACCACCGCTCTGGGTGTTGGTATGAAACACAAATTCTAA